Proteins encoded by one window of Leopardus geoffroyi isolate Oge1 chromosome X, O.geoffroyi_Oge1_pat1.0, whole genome shotgun sequence:
- the CSTF2 gene encoding cleavage stimulation factor subunit 2 isoform X3 yields MAGLTVRDPAVDRSLRSVFVGNIPYEATEEQLKDIFSEVGPVVSFRLVYDRETGKPKGYGFCEYQDQETALSAMRNLNGREFSGRALRVDNAASEKNKEELKSLGTGAPVIESPYGETISPEDAPESISKAVASLPPEQMFELMKQMKLCVQNSPQEARNMLLQNPQLAYALLQAQVVMRIVDPEIALKILHRQTNIPTLIAGNPQPVHSAGPGSGSSVSMSQQNPQAPQAQSLGGMHVNGAPPLMQASMQAGVPAPGQIPATVTGPGPGSLAPGGGMQAQVGMPGSGPVSIERGQVPMQDPRAAMQRGPLPANVPTPRGLLGDAPNDPRGGTLLSVTGEVEPRGYLGPPHQGPPMHHVPGHDSRGPPPHEMRGGPLAEPRPLMAEPRGPMLDQRGPPLDGRGGRDPRGIDARGMEARAMEARGLDARGLEARAMEARAMEARAMEARAMEARAMEVRGIEARSMDTRGPVPGPRGPIPSGIQGPSPINMGAVGPQGSRQVPVMQGAGMQGANIQGGGQPGGFSPGQNQVTPQDHEKAALIMQVLQLTADQIAMLPPEQRQSILILKEQIQKSTGAP; encoded by the exons ATGGCGGGTTTGACTGTGAGAGACCCTGCGGTGGATCGTTCTCTGCGTTCGGTGTTCG TGGGGAACATTCCATATGAGGCTACTGAAGAGCAGTTAAAGGACATCTTTTCTGAGGTTGGACCCGTTGTTAGTTTCAG GTTGGTATATGATAGGGAGACAGGAAAGCCAAAGGGTTATGGCTTCTGTGAATACCAAGACCAGGAGACGGCACTTAGTGCCATGCGAAACCTGAATGGGCGTGAATTCAGTGGAAGAGCACTTCGCGTGGACAATGCTGCcagtgaaaagaacaaagaagagctGAAGA GCCTTGGCACTGGTGCCCCTGTCATTGAGTCACCTTATGGAGAGACCATCAGTCCTGAGGATGCCCCTGAGTCCATTAGCAAAGCAGTTGCCAGTCTTCCACCAGAGCAGATGTTTGAGCTGATGAAACAAATGAAG CTCTGTGTCCAGAATAGTCCTCAGGAAGCACGGAACATGTTGCTTCAGAACCCTCAACTGGCTTATGCTTTGCTACAAGCACAGGTAGTGATGAGAATTGTGGATCCAGAGATTGCCCTG aaaattcTGCATCGTCAGACAAATATCCCAACACTGATTGCAGGCAACCCTCAGCCAGTCCACAGTGCCGGCCCTGGCTCAGGATCCTCTGTGTCAATGAGCCAGCAGAATCCTCAGGCCCCTCAGGCCCAGTCTTTG gGTGGAATGCATGTCAACGGTGCACCTCCTCTGATGCAAGCTTCTATGCAGGCTGGAGTTCCAGCACCAGGGCAAATACCAGCAACTGTAACAGGACCTGGCCCTGGTTCCTTAGCTCCTGGAG GAGGAATGCAAGCCCAGGTTGGAATGCCAGGAAGTGGACCAGTATCCATTGAGCGGGgacaag TGCCAATGCAGGACCCCAGAGCAGCTATGCAGCGTGGTCCCTTGCCTGCCAACGTCCCAACTCCTCGAGGTCTATTAGGAGATGCTCCAAATGATCCACGTGGAGGCACTTTACTTTCTGTAACTGGAGAGGTAGAGCCTAG AGGTTATCTGGGACCACCTCATCAGGGTCCACCCATGCACCATGTCCCTGGTCATGACAGCCGTGGCCCACCCCCACATGAAATGAGGGGAGGGCCATTAGCTGAGCCCAGACCTCTAATGGCGGAGCCAAGAGGACCCATGCTAGATCAGAGGGGTCCACCGTTGGATGGCAGAG GCGGAAGAGATCCCCGAGGCATAGATGCACGAGGAATGGAGGCACGAGCCATGGAGGCTAGAGGATTAGATGCCAGAGGATTGGAGGCCCGTGCTATGGAAGCCCGAGCGATGGAGGCCCGTGCGATGGAGGCCCGTGCGATGGAGGCCCGTGCAATGGAAGTCAGAGGGATAGAAGCCAGAAGTATGGATACAAGGGGCCCAGTCCCTGGTCCTAGAGGTCCTATACCTAGTGGAATCCAAGGTCCCAGTCCAATTAACATGGGGGCAGTTGGCCCCCAGGGATCCAGACAG GTCCCAGTTATGCAGGGAGCAGGCATGCAAGGAGCAAACATTCAGGGTGGAGGTCAGCCTGGGGGCTTTAGTCCTGGCCAGAACCAGGTCACCCCACAGGACCATGAGAAG GCTGCTTTGATCATGCAGGTTCTTCAACTGACTGCAGACCAGATCGCCATGCTGCCTCCTGAGCAGAGGCAGAGtatcctgatcttaaaggaacaAATACAGAAATCCACTGGAGCACCTTGA
- the CSTF2 gene encoding cleavage stimulation factor subunit 2 isoform X2: MAGLTVRDPAVDRSLRSVFVGNIPYEATEEQLKDIFSEVGPVVSFRLVYDRETGKPKGYGFCEYQDQETALSAMRNLNGREFSGRALRVDNAASEKNKEELKSLGTGAPVIESPYGETISPEDAPESISKAVASLPPEQMFELMKQMKLCVQNSPQEARNMLLQNPQLAYALLQAQVVMRIVDPEIALKILHRQTNIPTLIAGNPQPVHSAGPGSGSSVSMSQQNPQAPQAQSLGGMHVNGAPPLMQASMQAGVPAPGQIPATVTGPGPGSLAPGGGMQAQVGMPGSGPVSIERGQGTLQHSPVGPAGPASIERVQVPMQDPRAAMQRGPLPANVPTPRGLLGDAPNDPRGGTLLSVTGEVEPRGYLGPPHQGPPMHHVPGHDSRGPPPHEMRGGPLAEPRPLMAEPRGPMLDQRGPPLDGRGGRDPRGIDARGMEARAMEARGLDARGLEARAMEARAMEARAMEARAMEARAMEVRGIEARSMDTRGPVPGPRGPIPSGIQGPSPINMGAVGPQGSRQVPVMQGAGMQGANIQGGGQPGGFSPGQNQVTPQDHEKAALIMQVLQLTADQIAMLPPEQRQSILILKEQIQKSTGAP; encoded by the exons ATGGCGGGTTTGACTGTGAGAGACCCTGCGGTGGATCGTTCTCTGCGTTCGGTGTTCG TGGGGAACATTCCATATGAGGCTACTGAAGAGCAGTTAAAGGACATCTTTTCTGAGGTTGGACCCGTTGTTAGTTTCAG GTTGGTATATGATAGGGAGACAGGAAAGCCAAAGGGTTATGGCTTCTGTGAATACCAAGACCAGGAGACGGCACTTAGTGCCATGCGAAACCTGAATGGGCGTGAATTCAGTGGAAGAGCACTTCGCGTGGACAATGCTGCcagtgaaaagaacaaagaagagctGAAGA GCCTTGGCACTGGTGCCCCTGTCATTGAGTCACCTTATGGAGAGACCATCAGTCCTGAGGATGCCCCTGAGTCCATTAGCAAAGCAGTTGCCAGTCTTCCACCAGAGCAGATGTTTGAGCTGATGAAACAAATGAAG CTCTGTGTCCAGAATAGTCCTCAGGAAGCACGGAACATGTTGCTTCAGAACCCTCAACTGGCTTATGCTTTGCTACAAGCACAGGTAGTGATGAGAATTGTGGATCCAGAGATTGCCCTG aaaattcTGCATCGTCAGACAAATATCCCAACACTGATTGCAGGCAACCCTCAGCCAGTCCACAGTGCCGGCCCTGGCTCAGGATCCTCTGTGTCAATGAGCCAGCAGAATCCTCAGGCCCCTCAGGCCCAGTCTTTG gGTGGAATGCATGTCAACGGTGCACCTCCTCTGATGCAAGCTTCTATGCAGGCTGGAGTTCCAGCACCAGGGCAAATACCAGCAACTGTAACAGGACCTGGCCCTGGTTCCTTAGCTCCTGGAG GAGGAATGCAAGCCCAGGTTGGAATGCCAGGAAGTGGACCAGTATCCATTGAGCGGGgacaag GAACCCTACAGCACTCGCCCGTGGGACCCGCCGGGCCTGCATCAATTGAGCGAGTTCAAG TGCCAATGCAGGACCCCAGAGCAGCTATGCAGCGTGGTCCCTTGCCTGCCAACGTCCCAACTCCTCGAGGTCTATTAGGAGATGCTCCAAATGATCCACGTGGAGGCACTTTACTTTCTGTAACTGGAGAGGTAGAGCCTAG AGGTTATCTGGGACCACCTCATCAGGGTCCACCCATGCACCATGTCCCTGGTCATGACAGCCGTGGCCCACCCCCACATGAAATGAGGGGAGGGCCATTAGCTGAGCCCAGACCTCTAATGGCGGAGCCAAGAGGACCCATGCTAGATCAGAGGGGTCCACCGTTGGATGGCAGAG GCGGAAGAGATCCCCGAGGCATAGATGCACGAGGAATGGAGGCACGAGCCATGGAGGCTAGAGGATTAGATGCCAGAGGATTGGAGGCCCGTGCTATGGAAGCCCGAGCGATGGAGGCCCGTGCGATGGAGGCCCGTGCGATGGAGGCCCGTGCAATGGAAGTCAGAGGGATAGAAGCCAGAAGTATGGATACAAGGGGCCCAGTCCCTGGTCCTAGAGGTCCTATACCTAGTGGAATCCAAGGTCCCAGTCCAATTAACATGGGGGCAGTTGGCCCCCAGGGATCCAGACAG GTCCCAGTTATGCAGGGAGCAGGCATGCAAGGAGCAAACATTCAGGGTGGAGGTCAGCCTGGGGGCTTTAGTCCTGGCCAGAACCAGGTCACCCCACAGGACCATGAGAAG GCTGCTTTGATCATGCAGGTTCTTCAACTGACTGCAGACCAGATCGCCATGCTGCCTCCTGAGCAGAGGCAGAGtatcctgatcttaaaggaacaAATACAGAAATCCACTGGAGCACCTTGA
- the CSTF2 gene encoding cleavage stimulation factor subunit 2 isoform X1, which yields MAGLTVRDPAVDRSLRSVFVGNIPYEATEEQLKDIFSEVGPVVSFRLVYDRETGKPKGYGFCEYQDQETALSAMRNLNGREFSGRALRVDNAASEKNKEELKSLGTGAPVIESPYGETISPEDAPESISKAVASLPPEQMFELMKQMKLCVQNSPQEARNMLLQNPQLAYALLQAQVVMRIVDPEIALKILHRQTNIPTLIAGNPQPVHSAGPGSGSSVSMSQQNPQAPQAQSLGGMHVNGAPPLMQASMQAGVPAPGQIPATVTGPGPGSLAPGGGMQAQVGMPGSGPVSIERGQGTLQHSPVGPAGPASIERVQGQRTWMIWASVRGCTPSLLVSGGLDGIAVLPMQDPRAAMQRGPLPANVPTPRGLLGDAPNDPRGGTLLSVTGEVEPRGYLGPPHQGPPMHHVPGHDSRGPPPHEMRGGPLAEPRPLMAEPRGPMLDQRGPPLDGRGGRDPRGIDARGMEARAMEARGLDARGLEARAMEARAMEARAMEARAMEARAMEVRGIEARSMDTRGPVPGPRGPIPSGIQGPSPINMGAVGPQGSRQVPVMQGAGMQGANIQGGGQPGGFSPGQNQVTPQDHEKAALIMQVLQLTADQIAMLPPEQRQSILILKEQIQKSTGAP from the exons ATGGCGGGTTTGACTGTGAGAGACCCTGCGGTGGATCGTTCTCTGCGTTCGGTGTTCG TGGGGAACATTCCATATGAGGCTACTGAAGAGCAGTTAAAGGACATCTTTTCTGAGGTTGGACCCGTTGTTAGTTTCAG GTTGGTATATGATAGGGAGACAGGAAAGCCAAAGGGTTATGGCTTCTGTGAATACCAAGACCAGGAGACGGCACTTAGTGCCATGCGAAACCTGAATGGGCGTGAATTCAGTGGAAGAGCACTTCGCGTGGACAATGCTGCcagtgaaaagaacaaagaagagctGAAGA GCCTTGGCACTGGTGCCCCTGTCATTGAGTCACCTTATGGAGAGACCATCAGTCCTGAGGATGCCCCTGAGTCCATTAGCAAAGCAGTTGCCAGTCTTCCACCAGAGCAGATGTTTGAGCTGATGAAACAAATGAAG CTCTGTGTCCAGAATAGTCCTCAGGAAGCACGGAACATGTTGCTTCAGAACCCTCAACTGGCTTATGCTTTGCTACAAGCACAGGTAGTGATGAGAATTGTGGATCCAGAGATTGCCCTG aaaattcTGCATCGTCAGACAAATATCCCAACACTGATTGCAGGCAACCCTCAGCCAGTCCACAGTGCCGGCCCTGGCTCAGGATCCTCTGTGTCAATGAGCCAGCAGAATCCTCAGGCCCCTCAGGCCCAGTCTTTG gGTGGAATGCATGTCAACGGTGCACCTCCTCTGATGCAAGCTTCTATGCAGGCTGGAGTTCCAGCACCAGGGCAAATACCAGCAACTGTAACAGGACCTGGCCCTGGTTCCTTAGCTCCTGGAG GAGGAATGCAAGCCCAGGTTGGAATGCCAGGAAGTGGACCAGTATCCATTGAGCGGGgacaag GAACCCTACAGCACTCGCCCGTGGGACCCGCCGGGCCTGCATCAATTGAGCGAGTTCAAG GGCAGAGAACATGGATGATATGGGCATCTGTCCGAGGCTGTACTCCCTCCCTACTGGTGTCAGGAGGCTTGGATGGAATAGCAGTCT TGCCAATGCAGGACCCCAGAGCAGCTATGCAGCGTGGTCCCTTGCCTGCCAACGTCCCAACTCCTCGAGGTCTATTAGGAGATGCTCCAAATGATCCACGTGGAGGCACTTTACTTTCTGTAACTGGAGAGGTAGAGCCTAG AGGTTATCTGGGACCACCTCATCAGGGTCCACCCATGCACCATGTCCCTGGTCATGACAGCCGTGGCCCACCCCCACATGAAATGAGGGGAGGGCCATTAGCTGAGCCCAGACCTCTAATGGCGGAGCCAAGAGGACCCATGCTAGATCAGAGGGGTCCACCGTTGGATGGCAGAG GCGGAAGAGATCCCCGAGGCATAGATGCACGAGGAATGGAGGCACGAGCCATGGAGGCTAGAGGATTAGATGCCAGAGGATTGGAGGCCCGTGCTATGGAAGCCCGAGCGATGGAGGCCCGTGCGATGGAGGCCCGTGCGATGGAGGCCCGTGCAATGGAAGTCAGAGGGATAGAAGCCAGAAGTATGGATACAAGGGGCCCAGTCCCTGGTCCTAGAGGTCCTATACCTAGTGGAATCCAAGGTCCCAGTCCAATTAACATGGGGGCAGTTGGCCCCCAGGGATCCAGACAG GTCCCAGTTATGCAGGGAGCAGGCATGCAAGGAGCAAACATTCAGGGTGGAGGTCAGCCTGGGGGCTTTAGTCCTGGCCAGAACCAGGTCACCCCACAGGACCATGAGAAG GCTGCTTTGATCATGCAGGTTCTTCAACTGACTGCAGACCAGATCGCCATGCTGCCTCCTGAGCAGAGGCAGAGtatcctgatcttaaaggaacaAATACAGAAATCCACTGGAGCACCTTGA